One segment of Cololabis saira isolate AMF1-May2022 chromosome 9, fColSai1.1, whole genome shotgun sequence DNA contains the following:
- the hic2 gene encoding hypermethylated in cancer 2 protein — MELPNHAKQLLLQLNQQRAKGFLCDVIIVVENALFRAHKNILAASSIYFKSLVLHDNLINLDTEMVNPSVFRQVLDFIYTGKLLSSSDQTNEQNFSALLTAASYLQLHDLAALCRKKLKRSGGKPLPGKPSTPGPHSRLRLNNQRLSSSTPAGPNNHYPPTPSDADQQQPDEGLREKLSDDEMFVGSSGKNGNGGNGGSNGNLSSGASAGEPDLGLDLSKKSPHSAGTATDALSPNSNSQESPQSASVSTTNSASLDDSSATLPGADTETIELNSSSKTIEESQSQSDGPPPQKKTRQGARKSEWPKKEVSGLKSEDHDRPLVNGVIVGPKDGRSSGIGGGSGSSFTSDQSFQCKDEEEGGENGQDHSEESGQSDGESAGGGGGNHSANYVYRQEGFEPAFGDNLYVCIPCGKGFPSSEQLNAHVETHTEDELYIKEEGGTIVKEEDEEEAEDLSAPVGPSTFGSETRPFKCTVCSKSYKDPATLRQHEKSHWLTRPFPCNICGKMFTQRGTMTRHMRSHLGLKPFACEECGMRFTRQYRLTEHMRVHSGEKPYECQLCGGKFTQQRNLISHLRMHTSPS; from the coding sequence atggAACTGCCAAATCATGCCAAACAACTGCTGCTGCAACTTAACCAGCAGAGAGCCAAGGGCttcctctgtgatgtcatcattgTGGTGGAGAATGCGCTCTTTCGTGCCCATAAGAACATCCTGGCGGCCAGCAGCATTTACTTCAAATCTCTGGTCCTCCACGATAACCTCATCAATCTTGACACAGAGATGGTCAATCCCTCTGTTTTCAGACAAGTTCTGGACTTCATCTACACTGGGAAGCTTTTGTCCTCATCAGACCAGACCAATGAGCAGAATTTCAGTGCCCTCTTGACCGCAGCCAGCTACCTCCAGCTACATGACCTCGCTGCTCTGTGCAGAAAGAAGCTCAAGCGCAGTGGTGGGAAACCTCTGCCAGGCAAGCCCTCCACTCCGGGTCCCCATAGCCGCTTACGCCTCAATAACCAGCGCCTTTCCTCCTCTACCCCTGCTGGTCCCAACAACCACTATCCTCCAACCCCTTCCGATGCCGACCAACAACAGCCAGATGAAGGCCTTCGGGAAAAACTCTCAGATGACGAGATGTTTGTCGGCAGTTCTGGGAAGAATGGGAATGGAGGAAACGGCGGCAGTAACGGAAATCTCAGCAGCGGAGCGAGTGCTGGGGAGCCGGATCTTGGACTAGACCTTTCCAAGAAGAGCCCTCACTCTGCAGGCACAGCCACTGATGCCCTCAGCCCAAACAGCAATTCCCAAGAATCCCCTCAATCTGCCTCAGTATCCACAACCAACAGTGCCTCGCTGGATGACTCCTCGGCCACCCTACCAGGTGCAGACACGGAGACCATTGAACTCAACTCCTCCTCTAAGACCATAGAAGAATCCCAAAGCCAGTCTGATGGCCCTCCTCCCCAGAAGAAAACCCGCCAGGGAGCTCGTAAGAGTGAATGGCCTAAGAAGGAAGTATCGGGGTTGAAGTCAGAGGATCATGACAGGCCCCTGGTCAACGGGGTGATTGTGGGTCCTAAAGACGGCCGCTCCTCTGGGATTGGCGGAGGTAGTGGTAGCAGCTTTACATCCGACCAGTCCTTCCAGTGTAAAGACGAGGAAGAAGGAGGAGAAAATGGTCAGGACCACAGTGAAGAAAGTGGGCAAAGTGATGGAGAAAGtgcaggagggggagggggaaacCACAGCGCCAATTACGTGTACCGGCAGGAAGGGTTTGAGCCAGCGTTTGGGGACAACCTCTATGTGTGCATTCCCTGTGGTAAGGGCTTCCCCAGTTCTGAGCAGCTCAACGCTCACGTGGAGACGCACACTGAGGACGAGCTCTACATCAAAGAGGAGGGAGGAACCATTGtgaaagaagaagatgaagaggaggcCGAGGACCTTTCTGCACCTGTAGGTCCCTCCACCTTTGGGTCTGAAACACGTCCGTTCAAGTGTACAGTCTGCAGTAAGAGCTACAAAGACCCTGCAACGCTGAGACAACATGAAAAAAGCCACTGGCTGACCAGGCCCTTTCCCTGCAACATCTGTGGCAAAATGTTTACCCAGCGAGGAACCATGACACGCCACATGCGGAGCCACCTCGGCTTGAAGCCTTTTGCATGTGAAGAGTGTGGCATGCGCTTCACACGCCAGTACCGCCTGACGGAGCACATGCGTGTCCACTCTGGGGAGAAGCCGTATGAATGCCAGCTATGCGGTGGGAAGTTTACTCAGCAGCGCAACCTCATCAGTCACCTGAGAATGCACACCTCACCCTCTTAG